The DNA window ACCTCCACCGGCGCGGCGGTTTCCGCCTGCGCTTCGGCCTCGTCCAGCACCCTGGAGTCGATGTGCAGCACGCGCTCGGGATCGCACAGTTCGTCGATATGGATGCGCCTGGAATCGAAGGCATGCTTCACGCGCGCCGCCGTCTCGGTGCGGTTGGCGACGGTGATCATCACCGGTGGGGTCGGCAGACCCGCCGCCTTCCATGCCTTCCAGGCCTCGCGCCAGTCGTATCCCAGCAGGTAATAGGCGTTCAGCACGAGGTCGGGCAGCGGCTCCTCGGGCTGCGCACGCCGATTGAGGTCGTCCTTCACGTCCGGGTCGTTGTAGATGTGGTAGAGGCGTGATTTGTACGTCTTCGCGTCCGGCACCGCATCGTCGCGCACCACCACGCGCGGGGTCTTCACCAGCCCGGACTCGATGGCGTCGTTCAGGCCGAAGTCGCTGACGATCCAGCCAAAGAGCGCCTCTTCACTGCTCTGCTTGCCCGAGGGCGTGAAAGGCGTCGCCGAGAAGTCGTAGCACATCAGCACGCCGCGCGAACGGTGCAGCCGGTCGAGGCCCCCGATCCACACAGTGGCCTCCTCCGCGCTGTCCTTCAAGTCCCGGGCGCGCAGATACTTCCCCTCGGCCTCCCAGTTCACCCGCCAGGCGTGGTGCGCCTCGTCGTTGATGACGAGCAGGTTGTGCGCGGCGGCCATCTCGCTCAGCACCTCGCGCGTGTAGGCTTCGTCGCTTTTCGCGCCGCGCTTGTCCACGCCGCGGCGCTTCTTGATCTGCTCCTCGCTGTCCCAGGCCAGCGCGTGCCAGTTGCGGATCAGCACCTTCCCTTGCCGCAGGTTGTCCAGCAGCGCCGAGGGAACGATGTTGAACGCCGCGTAGTAGTTCTCTGCGCCCGCCGGCTCCAGCACCGCCAGGCGGCTCCTCACCGTCAGCCCCGGCGCGACGACCAGGACGTTCTTCGAGAAGCGCGCGTCCTGCGCGTTGGCCACTTTGTTGAGGATGTGCCAGGCGATCACCATCGCCATGACGATGGTCTTGCCCGAGCCGGTGGCCATCTTGCAGCACCGGCGCAGGAACGCGCCGCCGTCGCCCTCAATGTCGATGCCCACCCGCTCGGCCGCCGGCGCCTCCGCGAGCCAGACGAGCGTCTCCACCGCCTCAAGCTGACAGAAGAAGAACCGGCGCGCATCGAACTCCTCCGGGTCGCGCCAGTGATCGAGCAGCCGCTTGGTGATGCTGGTGACGCCGGGGTAGCCCGCCTCGCGCCAGGCCGCCACGCGCGGGCGGACCTGATTGACGAGCGGAATCTCGACGAAGATTCCCGGATCGTCGAAGGCGCGCGACTCGCCCGAGGCGACGACGTAGCCCGCCGGGCGGCGGCCCTCCACCAGACCGAACGTGCGCGTCTCGCGCTCGTAACGCCAGTGCCGCTGCGGCTCGTCGAACGGCGAATTGATGATGAGCCGGTCGATGGTGGTCTTCGCCATCACGCCAGCTCCATCACCTTCAGGCTTTCGATGCCGCGGTCGTCCACGATCTTCACCGCGATGCGCTTGTGCGCGCCCGGCGCGAAGGGCAGCGACATCGTGCCGCGGTAGGCCTCGATCAGCGACTCGTCGATCTCGGCCTTGAGGTTCTTCGCCAGCCGCGCCCAGCCTTCGTTCGGCCCCGCCATCGGGAAGAAGACCTGCCGCGGATAGAGGCTGCGGCCGTCGTAGTCGGTATCGAGCAGCCAGACGGCGATCTTCTCCTCGCCGCCCGACTCGATGCCTCCGGTCTTGGTGTTGTAGTAGTCGAAGCCGTGCACCGACACCCGCAGCTTGCCCTCGTCCTCGCCCTTGGCAACGCGCTCGATGCGCACGTCGGGCTGGCCGATGAGCCAGAACGACTCGTTGCTCGCGCGCCTTTTCCTCAGGTCCTCGGTCAAGAGATCGGCGTTCATCTGCGCCTTGAGCAGCGTCACGCCCGGCCAGTTGGTCTCGTCGATGTCCTTGGCCGCCTCGGGGTCGAACTGGAAGGCGGCGAAGACGATGAGCTGGGGCTTCGGCACCAGCGTCTGCGCCTCCTCGATGGCCTGCGCCACCTGGCGCTGCTCCAGCGGCGCGTGCTCCGGGCCGAAGGAGACGACGATGCGCTGCGCCGAGTACGCGGCACCCTTCTCGCGCACCCGATCCGCGCCGTCGTCGTTCGGGCGCGATTCTCCGTCCGCGTGCAGCCAGCGGCAACCGCCCAGCGGCTCCAGCCTGGCGAAGCGGATGTGCTGGCCCGCCTTGCCGCGGATTCCCGAGCGCAGCAGCTCGTCGCGCCATTCGCCCTGGCGCAGCGTTTCGCCCGAGCGGGCGATGGAGGCGTCGGCCGGTTGCGGCGCGCCGTCGAGAAGTTCCTCCACCGACTTCACCGCCGGCGCGGGCACCGCCTCCACCGTGAACGGGCCGCTGACGCGCGTCTTCTTCCTGTCCACGAAGGGTTGGTCGTAGAGCGTCTCCTGCGGCGCGTGGCGGGCAATGGCCGCGTCGATCTGCTCGCGCGACATGCCCTCCCTGATGTCCGGGTTGTTGGCGATCGATTTAAGCGTGACATGCGGCACGGTCTTGTACCTGAAGCCGCTGCCGACGCCTTCGCTCGGATGCGCCAGCTCGTAGTAGTCGAAGACGGCCGTCATCAGCCGCTGTTTCGCCAGCGTAAGCGCCACGCGCGAGGTGTCGCAGGTGATCCAGCGCCGGCCCCATCGCTCGGCGACATAGGCCGTGGTACCGCTGCCGCAGGTGGGATCGAAGACCAGGTCGCCGGGGTCAGTGGTCATGAGGAGGCAGCGGGCAATAATCTTGGACGAAGTCTGGACGACGTACGTCTTGTCGTCTGAACCCATCACATCCGCCCACAACGTCGTGATGTAGGCGACCGGGAAATCATCGAGATACCGGATGAAGCGAGGAGTTCTGCCGGAAGTGTGGATTCGCCCAGCGAGTGCGAGTCTCATCATATTTGGTTTTGTCGTCGACCACTGTCGGTTCGGAGGCAACGAAAACCTCTTGCCATCCAATTCAAACTTATAGAGGCACGACTCCACACCAGCGAACATCGTGTGAAGCGCGGTGGGTTGGAATGCCCGTGCGCCTTTCGGCAACTCTTC is part of the Chthonomonadales bacterium genome and encodes:
- a CDS encoding DEAD/DEAH box helicase family protein, which encodes MAKTTIDRLIINSPFDEPQRHWRYERETRTFGLVEGRRPAGYVVASGESRAFDDPGIFVEIPLVNQVRPRVAAWREAGYPGVTSITKRLLDHWRDPEEFDARRFFFCQLEAVETLVWLAEAPAAERVGIDIEGDGGAFLRRCCKMATGSGKTIVMAMVIAWHILNKVANAQDARFSKNVLVVAPGLTVRSRLAVLEPAGAENYYAAFNIVPSALLDNLRQGKVLIRNWHALAWDSEEQIKKRRGVDKRGAKSDEAYTREVLSEMAAAHNLLVINDEAHHAWRVNWEAEGKYLRARDLKDSAEEATVWIGGLDRLHRSRGVLMCYDFSATPFTPSGKQSSEEALFGWIVSDFGLNDAIESGLVKTPRVVVRDDAVPDAKTYKSRLYHIYNDPDVKDDLNRRAQPEEPLPDLVLNAYYLLGYDWREAWKAWKAAGLPTPPVMITVANRTETAARVKHAFDSRRIHIDELCDPERVLHIDSRVLDEAEAQAETAAPVEVADAGDDGVEDDAPVERKLTKAEQAELLRRTVDTVGKAGQPGERIQKVISVGMLSEGWDAKTVTHIMGLRAFSSQLLCEQVVGRGLRRTSYELNAETGLFDAEYVNIFGVPFTFLPHEGGEDGPPPPPTPKTAVEPDPAKAEFAIQWPNVVRIDRVFQPALTLDWSKARALELNAAQTAQMAELAPILEGKPDVTKVNRIELERLAREFRTQRIIFETARDVFDQMKHTWQGNRETLLAQLVKIVERFIASDRITITPPLFYQDELRRRLIITLNMSRVVQHVWEAVRQENTERLTPVFDRDHPIRATGDMRTWYTGKPCERTRRSHINVCVYDSAWEASDAFALDRSDAVSAWVKNDHLGFEVLYVYRGVVRKYRPDFLVRLRNGAMLVLETKGQETEQDRVKRRYLDEWCQAVSAHGGFGQWRSALTDRPGEIGGLLVKPESGM
- a CDS encoding site-specific DNA-methyltransferase produces the protein MARRKTTTTRRPIETYEHKGKERLNNPPVGLVTPQTDPDAGQKGKTYAYDPHLDPQLQWAGKAEHTSFEVPTVSLHVHERIDPRSIIEAVKRKNGSQPQLRLFDTERTEPLRHAVEFYQHPHGWSNRMVAGDSLLVMNSLLEKEGMAGKVQMIYIDPPYGIRYGSNFQPFVNKRDVKDGKDEDLTAEPEQIRAFRDTWELGIHSYLTYLRDRLLLARELLAESGSVFVQISDENVHHVRELMDELFGAENFAGLITVRKTGGLGSGGLTAVADFIVWYAKDKPRLKYRQLFVAKTDSGVADQYHCARHPDGRDTPIREGEELPKGARAFQPTALHTMFAGVESCLYKFELDGKRFSLPPNRQWSTTKPNMMRLALAGRIHTSGRTPRFIRYLDDFPVAYITTLWADVMGSDDKTYVVQTSSKIIARCLLMTTDPGDLVFDPTCGSGTTAYVAERWGRRWITCDTSRVALTLAKQRLMTAVFDYYELAHPSEGVGSGFRYKTVPHVTLKSIANNPDIREGMSREQIDAAIARHAPQETLYDQPFVDRKKTRVSGPFTVEAVPAPAVKSVEELLDGAPQPADASIARSGETLRQGEWRDELLRSGIRGKAGQHIRFARLEPLGGCRWLHADGESRPNDDGADRVREKGAAYSAQRIVVSFGPEHAPLEQRQVAQAIEEAQTLVPKPQLIVFAAFQFDPEAAKDIDETNWPGVTLLKAQMNADLLTEDLRKRRASNESFWLIGQPDVRIERVAKGEDEGKLRVSVHGFDYYNTKTGGIESGGEEKIAVWLLDTDYDGRSLYPRQVFFPMAGPNEGWARLAKNLKAEIDESLIEAYRGTMSLPFAPGAHKRIAVKIVDDRGIESLKVMELA